A genomic window from Cucumis melo cultivar AY chromosome 8, USDA_Cmelo_AY_1.0, whole genome shotgun sequence includes:
- the LOC103486069 gene encoding rhomboid-like protein 14, mitochondrial has translation MLPLLAYQVVSQYYRLQGNPITLGLLASNTLIHLRPNFLHHIIPSIDEVWFNAHLILKHKDLKRFLLSPFYHVGDPHLVYNMISLLWKGTQLETSMGSIEFASMVGALLVMSQGITLLLIKSLLIFFNYGRPYYYEYSVGFSGVLFALKVVLGSETESYTYIHGLRVPSSHAAWLELILIQMVSPGVSFLGHLGGILAGLLFLRLKGTNSGSDPLTLLIRSVGRILSRPLGFFSRLNPFRQRRIFGGGTVGSRPVTSIGTWRCRACTFDNSGLLSTCEMCGTDRQDGVLHSNQLSSQLDFTREEMRRRRLERFG, from the exons ATGTTACCACTGCTAGCTTACCAAGTAGTGAGCCAATACTACAGGCTCCAAGGGAACCCCATCACTCTGGGGCTCCTTGCCTCTAATACTCTCATTCATCTAAGGCCTAATTTTCTTCATCATATCATCCCTTCCATAGATGAGGTCTGGTTTAATGCACATCTCATCCTCAAG CACAAGGACTTGAAGCGTTTTTTACTATCACCATTCTACCATGTGGGTGACCCTCACCTTGTCTACAACATGATATCTCTACTATGGAAAGGCACTCAGTTGGAAACATCAATGGGTAGTATTGAATTTGCTTCAATGGTTGGTGCATTACTCGTAATGTCGCAGGGAATTACCTTGTTGCTCATCAAATCCTTactaattttctttaattatggGAGGCCTTACTACTATGAATATTCTGTTGGGTTTTCCGGTGTACTTTTTGCTTTGAAAGTTGTTCTTGGTTCTGAAACCGAAAGCTACACTTACATTCATGGTCTAAGAGTACCATCAAGTCATGCTGCATGGTTGGAACTAATACTTATCCAAATGGTTTCACCTGGTGTCTCTTTCCTTGGTCATCTTGGTGGTATACTTGCTGGTCTTCTCTTTTTGCGTCTGAAGGGTACCAATTCAGGGTCAGATCCATTGACGCTTCTTATTAGAAGTGTTGGTCGAATATTGAGTCGCCCTCTTGGATTTTTCAGCCGCTTGAATCCCTTTCGGCAGCGTAGGATATTTGGAGGAGGAACGGTCGGTTCAAGGCCTGTAACGAGTATCGGTACATGGAGGTGTCGAGCATGTACATTTGACAATTCTGGTTTATTAAGTACATGTGAAATGTGTGGGACAGATCGGCAGGATGGGGTGCTGCATTCTAACCAATTATCAAGTCAATTGGATTTTACTCGAGAGGAAATGCGTCGTCGGAGACTTGAAAGATTTGGTTGA